The following proteins come from a genomic window of Streptomyces liliiviolaceus:
- a CDS encoding DUF2637 domain-containing protein translates to MSATVPAPETATSGVPPLTRPELGLAGVGALAAAGVGALGLISSFAAVSEAAARWGFTSPWMLPVGIDVAIPVFTVANLLLIRMDMALAWVRFVPWILTLITCGLNVAAGHEVWAKVAHGTMPLLWVVFSEIGAHIYAVRIGAATGRRMEKIRFSRWLLAFPSTFALWRRMTLWEITSYSEALAREKERQLARADLRETYGRSWRTKTPRRERVMLRMGTMAPGSEQDIPAPPPAGKRPAPPAASKQRPPRQTRVKAKGTPQRTFEELLSEARTLTASWTDAELNAEAVRTAVHCSAANARKLRDAMKTERADGRPLHAVNPEGETPTAVAA, encoded by the coding sequence ATGAGCGCTACAGTCCCCGCCCCTGAGACGGCCACGTCCGGGGTGCCGCCGCTGACCCGTCCTGAGTTGGGGCTCGCCGGTGTCGGAGCGCTGGCCGCAGCCGGTGTCGGCGCGCTCGGTCTGATCTCTTCCTTCGCCGCTGTCTCCGAGGCCGCGGCGCGGTGGGGGTTCACTTCGCCGTGGATGCTGCCGGTCGGTATCGACGTGGCCATCCCGGTGTTCACCGTCGCCAACCTCCTGTTGATCCGGATGGACATGGCGCTCGCGTGGGTGCGGTTCGTGCCCTGGATCCTCACCCTGATCACCTGCGGGCTGAACGTCGCTGCCGGCCATGAGGTGTGGGCGAAGGTCGCGCACGGCACGATGCCGCTGTTGTGGGTGGTGTTCTCCGAGATCGGCGCGCACATCTACGCCGTGCGGATCGGCGCCGCCACCGGCCGCCGCATGGAGAAGATCCGGTTCTCCCGCTGGCTGCTCGCCTTCCCGTCCACGTTCGCGCTGTGGCGCCGGATGACGCTGTGGGAGATCACCTCCTACAGCGAGGCACTGGCGCGGGAGAAGGAGCGGCAGTTGGCCCGCGCGGACCTGCGCGAAACCTACGGCCGCTCGTGGCGGACCAAGACCCCGCGGCGTGAGCGCGTGATGCTCCGCATGGGCACTATGGCCCCCGGCAGCGAGCAGGACATCCCCGCCCCGCCCCCGGCGGGGAAGCGGCCGGCGCCCCCGGCCGCGTCCAAGCAGCGCCCGCCCCGGCAGACCAGGGTGAAGGCAAAGGGCACCCCTCAGCGCACCTTTGAGGAGCTGCTGAGCGAGGCTCGCACGCTCACCGCGTCGTGGACGGATGCGGAGCTGAACGCGGAAGCCGTCCGAACTGCGGTGCACTGCTCGGCTGCCAACGCCCGCAAGCTCCGGGACGCGATGAAGACCGAGCGTGCCGACGGCCGCCCGCTGCACGCCGTGAACCCGGAGGGCGAGACACCGACGGCTGTGGCCGCCTGA
- a CDS encoding winged helix-turn-helix domain-containing protein produces the protein MDQSPEAPKQTPTAKEIAGEFRDKITGPDREYEPGDQLPVARKLAKELGVQLMTVQSAFGQLRDEGLVLTQQGRGTFVRDPSVPLGTEPGSSPAFSALAAELSTIHDALHSLGERLERLERLVGSETPPSP, from the coding sequence ATGGACCAGAGCCCCGAAGCGCCCAAGCAGACGCCCACGGCCAAGGAGATTGCGGGGGAGTTCCGTGACAAGATCACGGGCCCCGATCGCGAGTACGAGCCGGGGGACCAGCTCCCAGTCGCTCGCAAGCTCGCCAAGGAACTTGGCGTGCAGCTCATGACTGTTCAGAGCGCGTTTGGCCAGCTCCGTGATGAGGGACTGGTTCTCACTCAGCAGGGCCGTGGAACGTTCGTCCGCGATCCTTCTGTACCCCTCGGCACCGAGCCGGGCAGTAGCCCCGCATTCAGTGCTTTGGCGGCTGAGCTCAGCACGATTCATGACGCTCTCCACTCGCTCGGGGAACGTCTGGAGCGGCTTGAGCGGCTCGTGGGCAGCGAGACTCCACCATCGCCGTGA
- a CDS encoding bifunctional [glutamine synthetase] adenylyltransferase/[glutamine synthetase]-adenylyl-L-tyrosine phosphorylase yields the protein MTVPGRRSSTFSRLLRHGFTDPSGAERLLDSPQLAAVTNDPVLLDALGATADPDLALLGLVRIVEAQDSDAGRRELLDTLIAAKPLRDRLLGVLGASDALGDHLARHPLDWQALVTYEPQDLHPGVAEFERGLAEATDPVSLRVAYRRCLLSIAARDVCGTTDVTQAAAELADLATATLRAALALAQTDAPEDAGMCRLAVIAMGKCGGHELNYVSDVDVIFVGEPAEGTDAADEDKAMRAATRLAAHLMRICSETTVEGSIWPVDANLRPEGRNGPLVRTLSSHLAYYHRWAKTWEFQALLKARAVAGDLTLGEEYVSTLAPLVWQVAERDNFVADVQKMRRRVVENIPPAEIERELKLGPGGLRDVEFAVQLLQLVHGRVDTSLRSGTTLDALKALAAGGYVGRVDAVQFDEAYRFLRSMEHRIQLFRLRRTHLVPEDDADLRRIGRSLGLRTDPVKELNREWKRHAGVVRRLHEKLFYRPLLDAVAQLAPGESRLSAGAARERLVALGYADPAAALRHLEALASGVTRKAAIQRTLLPVLLGWFADSADPDAGLLNFRKVSDALGKTPWYLRLLRDEGAAAENLARVLSAGRLAPDLLMRAPEAVALLGNGSGGGLVSRTRAHLEQEILSAVGRAGKGEAAVTAARGVRRRELFRTAAIDIVSSYGTEETPANADQGALVDLVGGAISDLTAATLAGTLRAVVRDGWGETLPTRFTVIGMGRFGGHELGYGSDADVLFVHEPREGVGDEEASRAAGAVVSEMRRLLQIPSADPPLLIDADLRPEGKSGPLVRTLKSYEAYYRRWSLVWESQALLRAEVVAGDEELGRRFLDLADPLRYPAEGLGEDAVREIRRLKARMETERMPRGADPTLHTKLGRGGLSDVEWTVQLLQLRHGWVEPGLRTTRTREALAAACAAELISGEDAAILDEAWVLATRVRNAVMLVRGRAGDTFPSDGRELAAVGRYLGYGPGHVGDMLDDYRRTTRRARAVVDELFYGA from the coding sequence ATGACGGTGCCGGGACGCAGGAGCAGTACCTTCTCTCGGCTGCTGCGGCACGGTTTCACCGATCCGTCGGGCGCCGAGCGGCTGCTCGACAGCCCGCAGCTCGCGGCCGTGACCAACGACCCGGTGCTGCTCGACGCGCTCGGCGCCACCGCAGACCCCGATCTGGCGCTGCTCGGGCTCGTCCGGATCGTCGAGGCGCAGGACAGCGACGCGGGGCGGCGTGAACTGCTCGACACGCTGATCGCGGCCAAACCGCTGCGCGACCGGCTGCTGGGGGTCCTCGGCGCCTCCGACGCCCTCGGTGACCATCTCGCGCGCCACCCGCTCGACTGGCAGGCCCTCGTCACGTACGAGCCGCAGGACCTGCATCCCGGCGTCGCGGAGTTCGAGCGCGGGCTCGCCGAGGCGACCGACCCCGTGTCGCTGCGGGTCGCCTACCGGCGCTGCCTGCTGTCCATCGCCGCCCGTGACGTGTGCGGGACCACCGACGTCACGCAGGCGGCGGCCGAGCTGGCCGACCTCGCGACCGCCACCCTGCGCGCCGCGCTCGCCCTCGCCCAGACCGACGCGCCCGAGGACGCCGGGATGTGCCGGCTGGCCGTGATCGCGATGGGCAAGTGCGGCGGCCACGAGCTGAACTACGTGTCGGACGTCGACGTCATCTTCGTCGGGGAGCCCGCCGAGGGGACCGACGCGGCCGACGAGGACAAGGCGATGCGGGCCGCCACCCGGCTCGCGGCCCATCTGATGCGGATCTGCTCGGAGACCACCGTCGAGGGTTCCATCTGGCCCGTCGACGCCAATCTGCGCCCCGAGGGCCGCAACGGCCCGCTCGTGCGCACACTCAGCAGCCACCTCGCCTACTACCACCGCTGGGCCAAGACCTGGGAGTTCCAGGCCCTGTTGAAGGCGCGGGCCGTCGCGGGGGACCTCACACTGGGAGAGGAGTACGTCTCCACGCTGGCCCCCCTCGTCTGGCAGGTCGCCGAGCGGGACAACTTCGTCGCCGACGTGCAGAAGATGCGGCGGCGCGTCGTCGAGAACATCCCGCCCGCCGAGATAGAGCGGGAGCTGAAGCTCGGCCCCGGCGGACTGCGGGACGTCGAATTCGCCGTACAGCTCCTGCAGTTGGTGCACGGGCGGGTGGACACGTCACTGCGCAGCGGGACCACGCTGGACGCCCTGAAGGCACTGGCGGCGGGCGGGTACGTGGGACGCGTCGACGCCGTGCAGTTCGACGAGGCGTACCGGTTCCTGCGGTCCATGGAACACCGCATACAGCTCTTCCGGCTGCGGCGTACGCACCTGGTGCCCGAGGACGACGCCGATCTGCGGCGCATCGGACGGTCGCTCGGCCTGCGGACCGACCCGGTCAAGGAACTCAACCGGGAGTGGAAGCGGCACGCCGGTGTGGTGCGGCGGCTGCACGAGAAGCTGTTCTACCGGCCGCTGCTCGACGCCGTCGCCCAACTCGCGCCCGGCGAGAGCAGGTTGAGCGCGGGAGCGGCGCGGGAGCGACTGGTCGCCCTCGGCTACGCGGACCCGGCCGCCGCGCTGCGCCACCTGGAGGCGCTGGCCTCCGGCGTCACCCGCAAGGCAGCCATCCAACGCACGCTGCTGCCCGTCCTGTTGGGCTGGTTCGCCGACTCCGCCGACCCCGACGCGGGACTGCTCAACTTCCGCAAGGTCTCGGACGCGCTCGGCAAGACCCCCTGGTATCTGCGGCTGTTGCGGGACGAGGGCGCCGCCGCAGAGAACCTCGCCCGCGTGCTGTCCGCCGGACGACTCGCCCCCGACCTGCTGATGCGGGCGCCCGAGGCCGTGGCCCTGCTCGGCAACGGGTCCGGCGGCGGCCTCGTGTCCCGCACCCGCGCCCACCTGGAGCAGGAGATCCTCTCCGCGGTGGGCCGGGCCGGCAAGGGAGAGGCCGCGGTCACCGCGGCACGCGGCGTACGGCGGCGGGAACTCTTCCGTACGGCCGCCATCGACATCGTCAGCTCCTACGGCACCGAGGAGACGCCCGCCAACGCCGACCAGGGCGCGCTCGTCGACCTCGTCGGAGGCGCCATCTCCGACCTCACGGCGGCGACCCTCGCCGGCACCCTGCGGGCCGTGGTGCGCGACGGCTGGGGCGAGACCCTGCCCACCCGCTTCACCGTCATCGGCATGGGCCGCTTCGGCGGCCACGAACTGGGCTACGGGTCCGACGCCGACGTCCTCTTCGTGCACGAGCCCCGGGAGGGCGTCGGCGACGAGGAGGCCTCACGGGCCGCCGGCGCCGTCGTCTCCGAGATGCGCAGACTGCTCCAGATCCCCAGCGCCGACCCGCCGCTGCTCATCGACGCCGACCTGCGCCCCGAGGGCAAGTCGGGGCCGCTCGTACGGACACTGAAGTCGTACGAGGCCTACTACCGGCGCTGGTCGCTGGTGTGGGAGTCGCAGGCCCTGCTGCGGGCCGAAGTCGTCGCGGGGGACGAGGAGTTGGGGCGCCGGTTCCTCGACCTCGCCGATCCGCTGCGGTACCCGGCGGAAGGGCTCGGGGAGGACGCCGTACGGGAGATCCGGCGGCTCAAGGCCCGCATGGAGACCGAGCGGATGCCCCGCGGCGCCGACCCCACACTGCACACCAAGCTCGGCCGGGGCGGGCTGTCCGACGTGGAGTGGACCGTGCAGTTGCTGCAGTTGCGGCACGGGTGGGTGGAGCCGGGGCTGCGGACCACGCGCACGCGGGAAGCGCTCGCCGCGGCGTGTGCGGCCGAGCTGATCTCCGGCGAGGACGCGGCGATCCTGGACGAGGCGTGGGTGTTGGCGACTCGGGTGCGGAACGCGGTGATGTTGGTGCGGGGGCGGGCGGGGGACACGTTTCCGTCCGACGGGCGGGAGCTGGCGGCCGTGGGGCGGTACCTGGGGTACGGGCCCGGGCATGTGGGCGACATGCTCGACGACTACCGGCGTACCACGCGGCGGGCGCGGGCGGTGGTGGACGAGCTGTTCTACGGGGCGTAG
- a CDS encoding helix-turn-helix domain-containing protein, whose product MRGLGDHLSIGERIAFYRKRRGYTQEVLAGLVGYSTDWLAKIETGRRKPPRIDMLAELSRILRVPLGDLLGQTVLMEDERQHDDVPAVRDALMSPRRLSRLLFGPEAEMQLPTPVPTAVRVEHAWNDYQGGRLGSVIAALPTLLQTAQELEERAARRGEDRSDCWAVSARTHHLAATTLAKIGESDISWLAAERAMRAADESDDPLVLASAARSGTHALLANGRYDDALELGNTAAAWLSSRVAGNDPAALSLLGMIHLRAAVAAARHQDRPTATSLLDRAEELADDLGSDENYWQTGFGPTNVLLHRLSVELDLDNVSYVVEHGRINVDHMPQERSVSHRIDFARALSLSGQGDDAFAELRTAERSAPQLVRNNPRVRETLRDLVKQSPVTGGSRSSEVFMMAQRCRAVQ is encoded by the coding sequence ATGCGTGGTCTCGGAGATCACCTCAGCATCGGCGAGCGGATCGCGTTCTACCGCAAGCGGCGCGGCTATACGCAAGAGGTTCTGGCTGGGCTGGTCGGCTACAGCACTGACTGGCTGGCGAAGATCGAAACGGGCCGCCGTAAGCCGCCCCGCATCGACATGCTCGCTGAACTGTCGCGCATCCTGCGGGTCCCCCTCGGGGATCTACTAGGTCAGACCGTACTCATGGAGGACGAGAGGCAACACGACGACGTTCCGGCCGTGCGCGACGCGCTCATGAGCCCGCGCCGTCTGTCTCGTTTGCTCTTCGGTCCTGAGGCTGAGATGCAGCTCCCGACTCCCGTCCCCACTGCCGTACGTGTCGAGCACGCGTGGAACGACTACCAGGGTGGGCGGCTCGGCAGCGTCATCGCCGCGCTGCCCACACTCCTCCAGACCGCACAGGAGCTGGAGGAGCGAGCGGCACGGCGCGGCGAGGACCGTAGCGACTGCTGGGCCGTTTCGGCTCGTACTCACCACCTCGCAGCGACAACGCTTGCGAAGATCGGCGAATCGGACATCTCATGGCTCGCTGCCGAGCGCGCGATGCGTGCCGCGGACGAGTCGGACGACCCGCTCGTACTGGCATCGGCCGCCCGTTCCGGCACACACGCCCTCCTGGCAAACGGCCGGTATGACGACGCGCTGGAGCTGGGCAATACGGCCGCTGCATGGCTGTCGTCTCGGGTGGCCGGCAACGACCCTGCGGCGCTGAGCCTGCTGGGGATGATCCACCTGCGCGCCGCCGTGGCAGCGGCACGTCATCAGGACCGGCCGACCGCAACGAGCCTGTTGGATCGTGCCGAGGAACTCGCGGATGACCTCGGATCGGATGAGAACTACTGGCAGACCGGTTTTGGGCCTACGAACGTACTGCTTCACCGGCTGTCCGTTGAGCTGGATCTCGACAACGTGTCGTACGTGGTGGAACACGGCCGGATCAACGTCGACCACATGCCGCAGGAGCGGAGCGTGTCGCACCGAATCGACTTCGCGCGCGCCCTGTCACTCAGCGGGCAGGGGGACGACGCATTCGCGGAACTCCGAACCGCTGAGCGCTCAGCACCGCAGCTCGTACGCAACAATCCCAGGGTGCGTGAGACGCTGCGGGACCTGGTCAAGCAGTCTCCGGTTACAGGCGGCTCACGTTCGTCCGAAGTGTTCATGATGGCTCAACGGTGCAGGGCGGTGCAGTGA
- a CDS encoding helix-turn-helix domain-containing protein, whose amino-acid sequence MADGTGGAGAPLGCGGGEPEVSDSLKTFGEVVKAFRKRARLTQEEFAPRVRYSAPTVASIEQGRRFPPPEFVERAEEVLDAFGALRGAARHLSRQPGLASWFRQWARLEETAVSLYTYECRLIPGLLQTEAYARTLFVNQLPPLGDDQIEAQWAARAERQRLLRERPNTAFSFILEEHLFLRRTGEAEVSQGVVDHVLELAEQRNVEVQVMPLAQGAHAGLAGPMQLLETSENRWFAYNEGQRGGLFVSESKEISVLQMRYARMRSQALSLDDSVSLLRQMRGAL is encoded by the coding sequence ATGGCGGACGGTACGGGTGGGGCGGGCGCCCCCCTTGGCTGTGGTGGCGGCGAGCCGGAGGTGTCCGACAGCCTCAAGACGTTCGGCGAGGTGGTCAAGGCCTTCCGGAAACGGGCCCGCCTCACGCAGGAGGAGTTCGCGCCCAGAGTGCGGTACTCGGCGCCGACCGTGGCCTCCATCGAGCAGGGCCGCCGGTTTCCGCCGCCGGAGTTCGTCGAGCGCGCGGAGGAAGTGCTCGACGCGTTCGGGGCGTTGCGGGGTGCCGCGCGGCATCTGTCGCGGCAACCGGGGCTGGCCAGCTGGTTCCGCCAGTGGGCCCGCCTGGAGGAGACGGCGGTGAGCCTCTACACGTACGAATGCCGCCTGATCCCGGGGCTGTTGCAGACCGAGGCGTATGCGCGCACGCTGTTCGTGAACCAGCTGCCTCCGCTGGGCGACGACCAGATCGAGGCCCAGTGGGCGGCACGGGCTGAACGCCAACGGCTGCTGCGGGAGCGGCCGAACACGGCGTTCAGCTTCATCCTGGAGGAGCATTTGTTCCTCCGGAGGACAGGGGAGGCCGAAGTTTCCCAGGGGGTTGTGGACCATGTACTGGAGCTTGCCGAGCAGCGCAACGTCGAGGTCCAGGTGATGCCCCTTGCCCAAGGGGCACATGCCGGTCTCGCGGGGCCGATGCAGCTGTTGGAGACTTCGGAGAACCGTTGGTTTGCCTACAACGAGGGTCAGCGCGGGGGCCTGTTCGTTTCCGAATCGAAGGAAATCAGCGTCCTCCAGATGCGGTATGCCAGGATGCGCTCACAGGCTCTCTCCCTCGATGACTCTGTGAGCCTGTTGCGGCAGATGCGAGGAGCGCTATGA
- a CDS encoding RNA polymerase sigma-70 factor produces the protein MSKVEEFEELRPLLFSIAYRMLGSVSEAEDAVQETWLRFDGSATRPTSVKAFLSATVTRVSIDVLRSARVRREEYVGPWFPEPLLTDPYQDPARSAELADSVSMAALLLLERLSPLERSVFVLREVFGFGFDEVAAAVGRSEAACRQLQVRARRHMRAGQPRFEADRQEREELATRFFDALREGDVDGLRDLLAADVSMVGDGGGKAPQLARAVTGAESVARLLASVFPHMARVDVTFEPHEVNGRPGAVFRDRDGKVLHILALEVLDGRVHTIRSVINPDKLGHLGPVADAWAVDREVKRARRQAN, from the coding sequence GTGAGCAAGGTCGAGGAGTTCGAGGAACTGCGGCCCCTGCTGTTCTCGATCGCCTACCGCATGCTGGGCAGCGTGAGCGAGGCCGAGGACGCGGTCCAGGAGACCTGGCTGCGCTTCGACGGCTCCGCGACCCGGCCCACGTCGGTCAAAGCCTTCCTGTCCGCCACGGTGACCCGTGTCTCGATCGACGTGCTGCGCTCCGCGCGGGTGCGGCGCGAGGAGTACGTCGGGCCGTGGTTCCCCGAGCCGCTGCTCACCGACCCCTACCAGGACCCGGCCCGCTCGGCGGAGCTGGCCGACTCGGTGTCGATGGCCGCGCTGCTCCTCCTGGAACGGCTCAGTCCGCTGGAGCGGTCCGTGTTCGTGCTGCGCGAGGTGTTCGGCTTCGGCTTCGACGAGGTCGCCGCGGCGGTCGGGCGGTCGGAAGCGGCCTGCCGGCAGCTCCAGGTACGGGCCCGGCGGCACATGCGGGCCGGACAGCCACGGTTCGAAGCGGACCGTCAGGAGCGGGAGGAGCTCGCGACCCGCTTCTTCGACGCCCTGCGCGAAGGCGATGTCGACGGTCTGCGGGATCTGCTCGCCGCCGACGTGTCGATGGTCGGGGACGGCGGCGGCAAGGCCCCGCAACTGGCCCGGGCCGTCACCGGCGCCGAGAGCGTGGCCCGGCTGCTCGCCTCCGTTTTCCCCCACATGGCCCGCGTCGACGTGACCTTCGAGCCCCACGAGGTCAACGGCCGCCCCGGCGCGGTCTTCCGCGACCGCGACGGCAAGGTGCTCCACATCCTGGCCCTTGAGGTGCTCGACGGGCGCGTCCACACCATCCGCTCGGTGATCAATCCCGACAAGCTCGGCCACCTCGGGCCGGTCGCCGACGCGTGGGCCGTCGACCGCGAGGTCAAGCGGGCCCGCCGCCAGGCGAATTGA
- a CDS encoding DUF4097 family beta strand repeat-containing protein, with translation MTERTIPVDVLGPIALNLTMNAGAIRVVVDPELKQAYMVLKTDAASGPSADAIRDTDVSLRGQNLMVRVPDVAGGMSGSTTISMGGSTMTFSGGSGVHVITGNVHVTGHGGGKVFVNGREVTATGPAGDAATPISAIVHLPARSVAAISTHSTNTLVTGALARLEYDGTSGMLTAEQVGDLEARVTSGSVIVGEVSGPLDINLTSGNVTVGAYSGHHARLNLTSGNVRMAATPQATGRLAVNATSGSARITGASHLDIRRRVTSGSVQIS, from the coding sequence GTGACCGAACGCACGATTCCCGTGGACGTCCTCGGCCCGATCGCCCTGAATCTGACCATGAACGCGGGCGCCATCCGCGTCGTGGTCGACCCGGAGCTGAAGCAGGCATACATGGTGCTGAAGACCGACGCCGCCTCCGGCCCGTCGGCGGACGCGATCCGCGACACCGACGTCAGTCTCCGGGGGCAGAACCTCATGGTCCGCGTCCCGGACGTGGCCGGCGGCATGAGTGGCAGCACCACGATCAGCATGGGTGGCAGCACCATGACGTTCTCCGGCGGCAGCGGCGTACACGTCATCACCGGCAACGTGCACGTCACCGGTCACGGTGGCGGCAAGGTCTTCGTCAACGGCCGCGAGGTCACCGCCACCGGCCCGGCCGGCGACGCGGCGACGCCGATCAGCGCGATCGTCCACCTGCCCGCGCGGTCGGTAGCCGCGATCAGCACGCATTCCACGAACACCCTCGTCACGGGCGCACTGGCACGCCTGGAGTACGACGGCACCTCCGGCATGCTGACCGCCGAGCAGGTCGGCGACCTGGAAGCCAGGGTCACCAGCGGCAGCGTCATCGTCGGCGAGGTGAGCGGTCCGCTGGACATCAATCTCACCTCCGGCAACGTCACCGTCGGCGCCTACAGCGGCCATCACGCCCGCTTGAACCTCACCTCCGGCAACGTCCGCATGGCCGCGACACCGCAGGCCACCGGCCGTCTCGCCGTGAACGCCACTTCAGGGAGCGCGCGCATCACTGGCGCCTCGCACCTGGACATCCGCCGCCGAGTGACCAGCGGCTCCGTCCAGATCAGCTAG
- a CDS encoding RRQRL motif-containing zinc-binding protein: MSAVWGKCNDPTGALHGIPTYPWRLAPEGLATRRQLRAKGLRPGGQPIAAQVMRGNRRAGGVRVAYLYHVDRAKPVRPMTSRKWGALALAMLARRTCPRCRIDVGYCIPTSYGICGLCIALEEQRT; encoded by the coding sequence ATGTCCGCGGTCTGGGGGAAGTGCAACGACCCGACCGGCGCACTGCACGGGATTCCCACCTACCCATGGCGTCTGGCGCCGGAGGGTCTGGCGACCCGCCGCCAACTCCGGGCGAAGGGCTTACGGCCCGGCGGACAGCCGATCGCGGCACAGGTGATGCGCGGCAACCGACGCGCCGGCGGTGTCCGCGTCGCGTACCTCTACCACGTCGACCGGGCCAAGCCGGTCCGGCCGATGACCTCCCGCAAGTGGGGCGCGCTCGCGCTGGCGATGCTCGCCCGCCGCACCTGCCCCCGCTGCCGGATCGATGTCGGCTACTGCATCCCCACCTCGTACGGCATCTGCGGACTGTGCATCGCCCTCGAAGAACAGCGCACCTGA
- a CDS encoding VOC family protein, translating to MDMALEVIMLPVTDIDRAKAFYEDKVGFHVDIDTEVMPGARVVQLTPPGSGCSIALAKGVPIPSGTPQPGTYHGMQLVVADAKAAYEELTARGLELSEPVAYAPQDGGTFMHFTDPDGNGWAIQEYRERAAKPLHRLLADQAEQQ from the coding sequence ATGGACATGGCCCTTGAAGTGATCATGCTGCCCGTCACCGACATCGACCGGGCGAAGGCCTTCTACGAGGACAAGGTGGGCTTCCACGTCGACATCGACACGGAGGTGATGCCGGGCGCGCGGGTGGTCCAGCTGACGCCGCCCGGTTCCGGCTGTTCGATCGCGCTCGCCAAGGGCGTGCCGATCCCGTCGGGCACCCCGCAGCCGGGCACGTACCACGGCATGCAGCTGGTCGTCGCGGACGCGAAAGCCGCGTACGAGGAGCTGACCGCGCGGGGCCTGGAACTCAGCGAGCCCGTCGCGTACGCCCCTCAGGACGGCGGCACGTTCATGCACTTCACCGACCCGGACGGCAACGGCTGGGCGATCCAGGAGTACCGCGAGCGCGCGGCGAAGCCGCTGCATCGCCTGCTGGCGGACCAGGCGGAACAGCAGTAG
- a CDS encoding flavoprotein, with translation MSAGKRGVLGVVGSAAGGVEALRTGLVEPAMDRGWQVAVTLTPTAGQWLRLSGEVERLEKLTGLPVRDEPRLPGEARPHPPVDCYVVAPASANMVAKLATGLMDNQALTQVGEAIGTLGLPVVVFPRVNAAHARHPAWQRHIDALRAGSVHVVQGSDVWPLYEPREAPAGRTLPWSAVLDTVDEVTR, from the coding sequence GTGAGCGCAGGCAAGCGCGGGGTGCTGGGAGTCGTCGGTTCGGCGGCCGGAGGTGTGGAGGCGCTGCGCACCGGCCTGGTCGAGCCTGCGATGGACCGTGGGTGGCAGGTGGCTGTCACGCTGACGCCGACCGCGGGGCAGTGGCTACGACTGAGCGGCGAGGTCGAGCGGCTGGAGAAGCTGACCGGACTTCCCGTTCGCGATGAGCCGCGGTTGCCCGGCGAGGCCCGACCGCACCCGCCGGTTGACTGCTACGTGGTCGCCCCCGCATCCGCCAATATGGTTGCCAAGCTGGCGACGGGCCTGATGGACAACCAGGCATTGACGCAGGTGGGCGAGGCTATCGGCACTCTCGGTTTGCCCGTTGTCGTCTTTCCACGGGTGAACGCGGCGCACGCTCGCCACCCTGCGTGGCAGCGTCACATCGATGCCCTTCGAGCCGGGAGTGTGCACGTTGTCCAAGGCTCGGACGTGTGGCCGCTGTACGAACCGCGGGAAGCGCCGGCGGGGCGCACGCTCCCATGGTCGGCCGTGCTCGACACGGTCGATGAGGTTACTCGGTGA
- a CDS encoding carboxymuconolactone decarboxylase family protein, with amino-acid sequence MDARLNYFASPMAGKALKYFMSAGKALKESPLPVVTQELVALRVSQVNGCAVCLDMHTKEAAAAGESAVRLGLVAAWREATVFTEAERAALELAEQGTRVADAADGVSDEVWARAAEHYDEEQLTALVILVSFMNTVNRLNIITRQPAGDYKVGQFH; translated from the coding sequence ATGGACGCTCGACTGAACTATTTCGCCAGCCCGATGGCCGGGAAGGCCCTCAAGTACTTCATGTCGGCGGGCAAGGCGCTCAAGGAGTCGCCCTTGCCGGTCGTGACGCAGGAGTTGGTGGCCCTGCGGGTCAGTCAGGTCAACGGGTGCGCCGTCTGCCTCGACATGCACACCAAGGAAGCCGCCGCCGCCGGGGAGAGCGCCGTGCGGCTCGGTCTCGTGGCGGCCTGGCGGGAGGCCACCGTCTTCACCGAGGCCGAGCGGGCCGCGCTGGAACTGGCCGAGCAGGGGACCCGGGTCGCGGACGCGGCCGACGGGGTCAGCGACGAGGTCTGGGCGCGTGCCGCCGAGCACTACGACGAGGAGCAGCTCACCGCCCTGGTGATCCTGGTGTCCTTCATGAACACGGTGAACCGGCTGAACATCATCACTCGGCAGCCCGCCGGTGACTACAAGGTCGGCCAGTTCCACTGA
- a CDS encoding DUF397 domain-containing protein translates to MKTTELAWFKSSYSSSGDGDCVEMAVCPDLIHVRDSKAQAGPQLVVTPSAWTSFLAYAVSG, encoded by the coding sequence ATGAAGACGACCGAACTGGCCTGGTTCAAGAGCAGTTACAGCAGCAGTGGTGATGGCGACTGCGTCGAGATGGCCGTCTGCCCGGATCTCATCCACGTACGTGACTCCAAGGCGCAGGCGGGTCCTCAACTCGTCGTCACCCCCAGCGCCTGGACCAGCTTCCTGGCGTACGCGGTCAGCGGCTGA